A stretch of the Notamacropus eugenii isolate mMacEug1 chromosome 2, mMacEug1.pri_v2, whole genome shotgun sequence genome encodes the following:
- the S100A6 gene encoding protein S100-A6, which produces MASVLNEAICALIGIFHKYSSREGNKNTLSKKELKDLIQNELGLGSKMEDADIAELMNGLDQNQDQEVNFQEYISFLGALAMVYNELLKGE; this is translated from the exons ATGGCCTCCGTGCTGAATGAAGCGATTTGTGCCCTGATCGGCATCTTCCACAAATATTCAAGCAGGGAGGGTAATAAGAACACTCTGAGCAAGAAGGAGCTGAAGGATTTGATCCAGAATGAACTCGGCCTAGGATCT AAAATGGAAGATGCAGATATTGCAGAACTGATGAACGGTCTGGACCAGAACCAAGATCAGGAAGTGAACTTCCAGGAGTATATCTCCTTCCTGGGAGCCTTGGCCATGGTCTACAATGAACTACTGAAGGGAGAATAA
- the S100A5 gene encoding protein S100-A5: MIVFFPLSPSLFSLSCRSESLTGMETPLEKALTTMVTTFHKYSGREGSKLTLSRKELKELIKKELCLGEKMQESGIDELMKSLDRNSDQEIDFKEYSVFLTTLCMAYNDFFLEENK, translated from the exons ATGATAGtgttcttccccctctccccctcacttttctctttgtcctGTAGATCTGAAAGTCTTACTGGGATGGAGACTCCTCTTGAGAAGGCCCTGACCACCATGGTCACCACTTTCCACAAATATTCAGGAAGGGAGGGCAGCAAACTGACCCTGAGCAGGAAAGAATTGAAGGAGTTGATCAAGAAGGAGCTCTGCTTGGGGGAG AAAATGCAGGAGAGTGGCATCGATGAACTGATGAAAAGCCTGGATCGGAACAGTGACCAGGAAATTGACTTCAAGGAGTATTCTGTGTTCCTGACCACACTGTGCATGGCCTACAATGATTTCTTcttggaagaaaataaataa
- the LOC140528821 gene encoding protein S100-A4 has product MASPLEKALDVMVSTFHKYSGKEGDKFKLNKTELKELVTRELPNFLGKKTDEAAFQKLMSNLDNNRDNEVDFQEYAVFLSCIAMMFNEFFEGYADKMPRKK; this is encoded by the exons ATGGCAAGCCCTCTGGAAAAGGCTCTGGATGTGATGGTGTCCACTTTCCACAAGTActctgggaaggagggagacaagtTCAAGCTCAACAAAACAGAGCTGAAGGAGCTGGTGACTCGGGAACTCCCTAACTTCTTGGGG aAAAAGACAGATGAAGCTGCCTTTCAGAAGCTCATGAGCAACCTGGACAACAACAGGGACAATGAGGTGGACTTCCAGGAGTATGCAGTCTTCCTGTCCTGCATTGCCATGATGTTCAATGAATTCTTCGAGGGCTATGCTGACAAGATGCCCCGGAAGAAATAA